The proteins below come from a single Vitis vinifera cultivar Pinot Noir 40024 chromosome 9, ASM3070453v1 genomic window:
- the LOC100246410 gene encoding ABC transporter C family member 8 isoform X2, giving the protein MCGEELDMGSFCIQRSILDVLNLLFLSVFCVLLVIGSIRKHEISRCSRRDWVSRGVSICCALISIGYLSAGFWDLYAKNEGPRLSSWPVYFVRGLIWISLTVSLLVQRSKWTRILSSIWWMSFFLLVSALNIEIIVETHSIQIFVMVPWLVNFLLLFCAFRNICPSLSLEASDKSVSEPLLAKNPVKSSIDFSKSSFISKLTFSWINPLLRLGYSKPLVLEDIPSLTPEDEAELAYKNFAHAWELLQREKNSTNTSNLVLRALAKVYWKETVFVAICALLRTISVVVSPLLLYAFVNYSNRKEENLSEGLFLVGCLVIAKVVESVSQRHWFLDSRRSGMRMRSALMVAVYQKQLKLSSLGRRRHSAGEIVNYIVVDAYRMAEFLWWFHSMWSYMLQLFLSIGVLFVVVGLGALSGLVPLFICGFLNVPFAKILKTCQTELMMAQDRRLRSTSEILNSMKVIKLQSWEDKFKNLIESLREVEFKWLAEAQYKKCYNTVLYWLSPTIISSVIFVGCALLGAPLNASTIFTILAALRCMGEPVRMIPEALSALIQVKVSFDRLNAFLLDDELKSEEIRHVTWPNSGHSVKINAGKFSWEPESAILTLREVNLTVQRGHKIAICGPVGAGKSSLLHAILGEIPKISGTVDVFGSIAYVSQTSWIQSGTIRDNILYGKPMDTTKYEKAIKACALDKDINSFDHGDETEIGHRGLNMSGGQKQRMQLARAVYNDADIYLLDDPFSAVDAHTAAILFNECVMAALAHKTVILVTHQVEFLSEVDKILVMEAGQITQSGSYEELLTSGTAFEQLVNAHKNAVTVLEFSNDEQVEPQKLDQNLLEKSHGSLFTKENSEGEISMKGLPGVQLTEEEETEIGDVGWKPFLDYLLVSNGMLLMSLGIITQSGFIALQAASTYWLALGIRIPNISNTLLIGVYTAISTLSAVFVYFRSFCAARLGLKASKAFFAGFTNSIFNAPMLFFDSTPVGRILTRASSDFSVVDFDIPFSIIFVVAAGLELITTIGIMASVTWQVLFVAIFAMVTANYVQGYYLASARELIRINGTTKAPVMNYAAETSLGVVTIRAFKMVDRFFQNYLELIDTDAKLFFYSNAAIEWLVLRIEMLQNLTLVTAALLLVLLPKGVVVPGLVGLSLSYALALTGSQVFLSRWYCNLSNYIVSVERIKQFMRIPPEPPAIVEGKRPPSSWPSKGRIELQNLKIKYRPNAPLVLKGITCTFKEGTRVGVVGRTGSGKTTLISALFRLVEPESGKILIDGLDICSIGLKDLRMKLSIIPQEATLFKGSIRTNLDPLGLYSDNEIWEALEKCQLKATISSLPNLLDSSVSDEGENWSAGQRQLFCLGRVLLKRNRILVLDEATASIDAATDAILQRIIRQEFLNCTVITVAHRVPTVIDSDMVMVLSYGKLVEYDEPSNLMETNSFFSKLVAEYWSSRRRNSSQNFNYYK; this is encoded by the exons ATGTGTGGAGAAGAACTTGATATGGGCTCCTTTTGCATTCAAAGAAGTATATTAGATGTCCTGAATCTGCTGTTTCTCTCTGTTTTCTGTGTGCTTTTGGTTATAGGCTCTATTAGAAAACATGAGATCAGTCGGTGCAGCAGGAGGGACTGGGTCTCTAGGGGTGTTTCAATCTGTTGTGCTCTTATTAGCATTGGATATCTCAGTGCTGGTTTTTGGGATCTATACGCGAAAAATGAAGGGCCTAGGCTTTCGAGTTGGCCAGTTTACTTTGTTAGAGGGCTAATTTGGATCTCTTTGACAGTGTCATTGCTTGTTCAAAGATCCAAGTGGACAAGAATTCTTAGTTCTATCTGGTGGATGTCCTTCTTCTTATTGGTTTCAGCTCTAAATATCGAAATTATAGTAGAGACACATAGTATTCAAATCTTTGTCATGGTGCCATGGCTCGTGAACTTCTTACTTCTCTTTTGTGCTTTTAGGAACATCTGTCCCTCTCTTTCTCTAGAGGCCTCAGATAAGAGTGTATCTGAACCTCTATTAGCCAAAAACCCTGTGAAAAGCTCAATAGATTTCAGCAAGAGTAGCTTCATCAGCAAGTTGACCTTTTCTTGGATTAATCCATTACTCCGCTTGGGTTACTCAAAACCATTAGTTCTAGAAGATATTCCTTCTCTAACACCGGAGGACGAGGCTGAATTGGCCTACAAAAACTTTGCTCATGCATGGGAACTTCTTCAAAGAGAGAAAAACTCAACCAACACTAGTAATTTGGTTCTTAGAGCCCTGGCCAAAGTTTACTGGAAAGAAACGGTTTTTGTAGCGATTTGTGCGCTCCTTAGGACGATTTCTGTAGTAGTTTCTCCTTTGTTACTCTATGCTTTTGTGAATTATTCAAATCGCAAGGAGGAAAATTTGTCTGAAGGCCTTTTCTTAGTGGGGTGTTTGGTTATTGCCAAGGTGGTGGAATCTGTGTCTCAAAGGCATTGGTTCCTTGATTCAAGAAGGTCTGGGATGAGGATGAGATCAGCTTTAATGGTGGCTGTATACCAGAAGCAGCTCAAGCTTTCAAGTTTGGGAAGGAGAAGGCACTCAGCTGGGGAGATTGTGAACTATATAGTGGTCGATGCTTATCGAATGGCGGAATTTCTTTGGTGGTTCCACTCAATGTGGAGTTACATGTTGCAACTTTTTCTATCCATTGGAGTCCTTTTTGTGGTTGTGGGACTTGGAGCTCTTTCAGGCTTAGTCCCTCTTTTCATATGTGGATTTCTTAATGTGCCATTTGCAAAGATACTGAAAACCTGCCAAACCGAACTCATGATGGCTCAAGATCGGCGACTCAGATCTACTTCAGAGATCCTTAACAGTATGAAAGTCATCAAGTTACAGTCATGGGAAGataaattcaagaacttgattGAATCCCTCCGAGAAGTTGAATTCAAATGGTTGGCTGAAGCACAGTACAAGAAGTGTTATAATACTGTACTGTATTGGTTATCTCCAACCATCATCTCTTCGGTTATCTTTGTGGGATGTGCTCTTTTAGGTGCCCCATTAAATGCCAGCACCATATTCACCATTCTTGCAGCACTGAGGTGCATGGGAGAGCCTGTCAGAATGATACCTGAGGCTTTATCTGCTTTGATCCAAGTCAAGGTCTCCTTTGATCGGCTCAATGCCTTTTTGCTGGATGATGAGCTCAAAAGTGAGGAAATAAGGCACGTTACATGGCCAAATTCAGGTCACAGTGTCAAAATAAATGCAGGTAAGTTCAGTTGGGAACCAGAGTCAGCCATTCTAACCCTCAGAGAAGTAAATTTGACAGTACAACGGGGGCATAAAATAGCGATTTGCGGACCAGTTGGGGCAGGGAAATCATCACTCTTGCATGCTATACTTGGAGAGATACCAAAAATTTCAGGAACT GTTGATGTATTTGGTTCCATTGCCTATGTTTCTCAAACTTCTTGGATCCAAAGTGGGACGATTCGTGACAACATTCTCTACGGAAAACCAATGGatacaaccaaatatgagaaagcCATAAAAGCATGTGCCTTAGATAAGGATATAAACAGTTTTGACCATGGTGATGAAACAGAAATCGGTCACAGAGGGCTTAATATGAGTGGAGGACAGAAGCAGAGGATGCAACTTGCTCGAGCTGTCTATAATGATGCCGATATCTACCTCCTGGATGACCCTTTTAGTGCAGTAGATGCACATACAGCTGCAATTCTTTTCAAT GAATGCGTCATGGCTGCTCTTGCTCATAAAACCGTCATTCTAGTGACTCATCAAGTGGAGTTTCTCTCTGAAGTTGATAAAATTCTG GTTATGGAAGCTGGACAGATAACTCAATCAGGAAGCTATGAGGAGCTCTTGACATCAGGGACAGCATTTGAGCAGCTTGTAAATGCACATAAGAATGCAGTAACAGTATTGGAATTTTCAAATGATGAACAAGTAGAACCTCAAAAATTGGATCAGAATCTGCTAGAGAAGTCCCATGGATCTCTCTTCACCAAAGAAAACAGTGAAGGGGAGATTTCTATGAAGGGTCTGCCTGGGGTTCAGCTCactgaagaagaagagacagagaTTGGTGATGTTGGGTGGAAGCCATTCTTGGATTATCTCCTTGTCTCAAATGGAATGCTCCTGATGTCTTTAGGCATAATAACTCAGTCTGGTTTTATTGCCCTTCAGGCAGCTTCTACTTATTGGCTAGCACTAGGCATTCGGATTCCTAACATCAGCAACACCTTGCTAATTGGAGTTTATACTGCAATTTCAACACTCAGTGCTGTATTTGTGTATTTCAGGTCTTTCTGTGCCGCCCGTCTAGGATTAAAAGCTTCTAAAGCCTTTTTTGCAGGCTTTACCAATTCCATTTTCAATGCTCCAATGCTCTTCTTTGACTCTACCCCAGTTGGGCGTATTTTGACCCGA GCTTCTTCAGATttcagtgttgtggatttcGATATACCTTTCTCCATTATCTTTGTGGTAGCAGCTGGTCTCGAACTTATAACAACCATTGGAATTATGGCCTCAGTCACATGGCAAGTTCTCTTTGTAGCCATTTTTGCTATGGTTACTGCAAACTATGTTCAG GGGTATTATTTAGCCTCTGCAAGAGAGCTAATAAGGATCAATGGAACGACAAAAGCTCCTGTTATGAATTATGCAGCTGAGACATCACTTGGAGTGGTCACTATAAGGGCCTTTAAAATGGTGGACAGGTTCTTCCAAAACTACCTAGAGCTCATAGACACGGATGCAAAGCTGTTCTTCTATTCTAATGCAGCCATTGAATGGCTagttttaagaatagaaatgCTCCAGAATCTGACTTTAGTCACTGCTGCTCTTCTCCTTGTTCTACTTCCCAAGGGTGTTGTAGTTCCAG GGCTTGTGGGGCTCTCTCTTTCTTATGCTCTGGCACTGACCGGCTCACAAGTGTTCCTGTCTCGATGGTATTGTAACTTATCAAATTATATTGTTTCGGTTGAAAGGATCAAACAGTTCATGCGCATACCACCTGAGCCCCCTGCGATTGTGGAGGGAAAAAGGCCACCATCTTCATGGCCTTCCAAGGGTAGGATAGAGTTGCAAAATCTGAAG ATAAAATACCGCCCCAATGCTCCTCTAGTTCTCAAGGGAATCACTTGCACATTCAAGGAGGGGACTAGAGTAGGAGTTGTTGGAAGGACTGGAAGTGGAAAAACTACATTGATAAGCGCTTTGTTCCGACTAGTGGAGCCTGAAAGTGGGAAAATCCTCATAGATGGACTTGACATTTGTTCTATAGGTCTGAAGGATTTGAGGATGAAGCTTAGCATCATCCCTCAAGAGGCCACTCTTTTCAAGGGTAGCATCCGAACTAACTTGGACCCTCTAGGCCTTTACTCTGACAATGAAATATGGGAG GCTCTAGAAAAGTGTCAGCTCAAGGCAACAATCAGCAGTCTTCCAAACTTGCTAGACTCATCTG TAAGTGATGAAGGCGAGAATTGGAGCGCCGGGCAACGCCAGCTCTTCTGTCTTGGAAGAGTCCTACTTAAGAGAAACAGAATCCTTGTTCTAGATGAAGCCACTGCATCCATAGACGCTGCCACAGATGCAATTCTACAGAGAATTATCAGGCAGGAATTCTTGAACTGTACGGTGATAACAGTAGCTCACAGAGTTCCCACAGTTATAGATAGTGACATGGTCATGGTCCTCTCTTATG GGAAGCTTGTGGAGTATGATGAGCCCTCAAATCTGATGGAAACCAACtcctttttttcaaaacttgtaGCTGAATACTGGTCCAGCCGCAGGAGGAACTCCTCCCAGAATTTCAACTACTACAAATAG
- the LOC100246410 gene encoding ABC transporter C family member 8 isoform X1, protein MAFLKNSFSGLSWMCGEELDMGSFCIQRSILDVLNLLFLSVFCVLLVIGSIRKHEISRCSRRDWVSRGVSICCALISIGYLSAGFWDLYAKNEGPRLSSWPVYFVRGLIWISLTVSLLVQRSKWTRILSSIWWMSFFLLVSALNIEIIVETHSIQIFVMVPWLVNFLLLFCAFRNICPSLSLEASDKSVSEPLLAKNPVKSSIDFSKSSFISKLTFSWINPLLRLGYSKPLVLEDIPSLTPEDEAELAYKNFAHAWELLQREKNSTNTSNLVLRALAKVYWKETVFVAICALLRTISVVVSPLLLYAFVNYSNRKEENLSEGLFLVGCLVIAKVVESVSQRHWFLDSRRSGMRMRSALMVAVYQKQLKLSSLGRRRHSAGEIVNYIVVDAYRMAEFLWWFHSMWSYMLQLFLSIGVLFVVVGLGALSGLVPLFICGFLNVPFAKILKTCQTELMMAQDRRLRSTSEILNSMKVIKLQSWEDKFKNLIESLREVEFKWLAEAQYKKCYNTVLYWLSPTIISSVIFVGCALLGAPLNASTIFTILAALRCMGEPVRMIPEALSALIQVKVSFDRLNAFLLDDELKSEEIRHVTWPNSGHSVKINAGKFSWEPESAILTLREVNLTVQRGHKIAICGPVGAGKSSLLHAILGEIPKISGTVDVFGSIAYVSQTSWIQSGTIRDNILYGKPMDTTKYEKAIKACALDKDINSFDHGDETEIGHRGLNMSGGQKQRMQLARAVYNDADIYLLDDPFSAVDAHTAAILFNECVMAALAHKTVILVTHQVEFLSEVDKILVMEAGQITQSGSYEELLTSGTAFEQLVNAHKNAVTVLEFSNDEQVEPQKLDQNLLEKSHGSLFTKENSEGEISMKGLPGVQLTEEEETEIGDVGWKPFLDYLLVSNGMLLMSLGIITQSGFIALQAASTYWLALGIRIPNISNTLLIGVYTAISTLSAVFVYFRSFCAARLGLKASKAFFAGFTNSIFNAPMLFFDSTPVGRILTRASSDFSVVDFDIPFSIIFVVAAGLELITTIGIMASVTWQVLFVAIFAMVTANYVQGYYLASARELIRINGTTKAPVMNYAAETSLGVVTIRAFKMVDRFFQNYLELIDTDAKLFFYSNAAIEWLVLRIEMLQNLTLVTAALLLVLLPKGVVVPGLVGLSLSYALALTGSQVFLSRWYCNLSNYIVSVERIKQFMRIPPEPPAIVEGKRPPSSWPSKGRIELQNLKIKYRPNAPLVLKGITCTFKEGTRVGVVGRTGSGKTTLISALFRLVEPESGKILIDGLDICSIGLKDLRMKLSIIPQEATLFKGSIRTNLDPLGLYSDNEIWEALEKCQLKATISSLPNLLDSSVSDEGENWSAGQRQLFCLGRVLLKRNRILVLDEATASIDAATDAILQRIIRQEFLNCTVITVAHRVPTVIDSDMVMVLSYGKLVEYDEPSNLMETNSFFSKLVAEYWSSRRRNSSQNFNYYK, encoded by the exons ATGGCTTTCTTGAAGAACTCATTCA GCGGGCTCTCTTGGATGTGTGGAGAAGAACTTGATATGGGCTCCTTTTGCATTCAAAGAAGTATATTAGATGTCCTGAATCTGCTGTTTCTCTCTGTTTTCTGTGTGCTTTTGGTTATAGGCTCTATTAGAAAACATGAGATCAGTCGGTGCAGCAGGAGGGACTGGGTCTCTAGGGGTGTTTCAATCTGTTGTGCTCTTATTAGCATTGGATATCTCAGTGCTGGTTTTTGGGATCTATACGCGAAAAATGAAGGGCCTAGGCTTTCGAGTTGGCCAGTTTACTTTGTTAGAGGGCTAATTTGGATCTCTTTGACAGTGTCATTGCTTGTTCAAAGATCCAAGTGGACAAGAATTCTTAGTTCTATCTGGTGGATGTCCTTCTTCTTATTGGTTTCAGCTCTAAATATCGAAATTATAGTAGAGACACATAGTATTCAAATCTTTGTCATGGTGCCATGGCTCGTGAACTTCTTACTTCTCTTTTGTGCTTTTAGGAACATCTGTCCCTCTCTTTCTCTAGAGGCCTCAGATAAGAGTGTATCTGAACCTCTATTAGCCAAAAACCCTGTGAAAAGCTCAATAGATTTCAGCAAGAGTAGCTTCATCAGCAAGTTGACCTTTTCTTGGATTAATCCATTACTCCGCTTGGGTTACTCAAAACCATTAGTTCTAGAAGATATTCCTTCTCTAACACCGGAGGACGAGGCTGAATTGGCCTACAAAAACTTTGCTCATGCATGGGAACTTCTTCAAAGAGAGAAAAACTCAACCAACACTAGTAATTTGGTTCTTAGAGCCCTGGCCAAAGTTTACTGGAAAGAAACGGTTTTTGTAGCGATTTGTGCGCTCCTTAGGACGATTTCTGTAGTAGTTTCTCCTTTGTTACTCTATGCTTTTGTGAATTATTCAAATCGCAAGGAGGAAAATTTGTCTGAAGGCCTTTTCTTAGTGGGGTGTTTGGTTATTGCCAAGGTGGTGGAATCTGTGTCTCAAAGGCATTGGTTCCTTGATTCAAGAAGGTCTGGGATGAGGATGAGATCAGCTTTAATGGTGGCTGTATACCAGAAGCAGCTCAAGCTTTCAAGTTTGGGAAGGAGAAGGCACTCAGCTGGGGAGATTGTGAACTATATAGTGGTCGATGCTTATCGAATGGCGGAATTTCTTTGGTGGTTCCACTCAATGTGGAGTTACATGTTGCAACTTTTTCTATCCATTGGAGTCCTTTTTGTGGTTGTGGGACTTGGAGCTCTTTCAGGCTTAGTCCCTCTTTTCATATGTGGATTTCTTAATGTGCCATTTGCAAAGATACTGAAAACCTGCCAAACCGAACTCATGATGGCTCAAGATCGGCGACTCAGATCTACTTCAGAGATCCTTAACAGTATGAAAGTCATCAAGTTACAGTCATGGGAAGataaattcaagaacttgattGAATCCCTCCGAGAAGTTGAATTCAAATGGTTGGCTGAAGCACAGTACAAGAAGTGTTATAATACTGTACTGTATTGGTTATCTCCAACCATCATCTCTTCGGTTATCTTTGTGGGATGTGCTCTTTTAGGTGCCCCATTAAATGCCAGCACCATATTCACCATTCTTGCAGCACTGAGGTGCATGGGAGAGCCTGTCAGAATGATACCTGAGGCTTTATCTGCTTTGATCCAAGTCAAGGTCTCCTTTGATCGGCTCAATGCCTTTTTGCTGGATGATGAGCTCAAAAGTGAGGAAATAAGGCACGTTACATGGCCAAATTCAGGTCACAGTGTCAAAATAAATGCAGGTAAGTTCAGTTGGGAACCAGAGTCAGCCATTCTAACCCTCAGAGAAGTAAATTTGACAGTACAACGGGGGCATAAAATAGCGATTTGCGGACCAGTTGGGGCAGGGAAATCATCACTCTTGCATGCTATACTTGGAGAGATACCAAAAATTTCAGGAACT GTTGATGTATTTGGTTCCATTGCCTATGTTTCTCAAACTTCTTGGATCCAAAGTGGGACGATTCGTGACAACATTCTCTACGGAAAACCAATGGatacaaccaaatatgagaaagcCATAAAAGCATGTGCCTTAGATAAGGATATAAACAGTTTTGACCATGGTGATGAAACAGAAATCGGTCACAGAGGGCTTAATATGAGTGGAGGACAGAAGCAGAGGATGCAACTTGCTCGAGCTGTCTATAATGATGCCGATATCTACCTCCTGGATGACCCTTTTAGTGCAGTAGATGCACATACAGCTGCAATTCTTTTCAAT GAATGCGTCATGGCTGCTCTTGCTCATAAAACCGTCATTCTAGTGACTCATCAAGTGGAGTTTCTCTCTGAAGTTGATAAAATTCTG GTTATGGAAGCTGGACAGATAACTCAATCAGGAAGCTATGAGGAGCTCTTGACATCAGGGACAGCATTTGAGCAGCTTGTAAATGCACATAAGAATGCAGTAACAGTATTGGAATTTTCAAATGATGAACAAGTAGAACCTCAAAAATTGGATCAGAATCTGCTAGAGAAGTCCCATGGATCTCTCTTCACCAAAGAAAACAGTGAAGGGGAGATTTCTATGAAGGGTCTGCCTGGGGTTCAGCTCactgaagaagaagagacagagaTTGGTGATGTTGGGTGGAAGCCATTCTTGGATTATCTCCTTGTCTCAAATGGAATGCTCCTGATGTCTTTAGGCATAATAACTCAGTCTGGTTTTATTGCCCTTCAGGCAGCTTCTACTTATTGGCTAGCACTAGGCATTCGGATTCCTAACATCAGCAACACCTTGCTAATTGGAGTTTATACTGCAATTTCAACACTCAGTGCTGTATTTGTGTATTTCAGGTCTTTCTGTGCCGCCCGTCTAGGATTAAAAGCTTCTAAAGCCTTTTTTGCAGGCTTTACCAATTCCATTTTCAATGCTCCAATGCTCTTCTTTGACTCTACCCCAGTTGGGCGTATTTTGACCCGA GCTTCTTCAGATttcagtgttgtggatttcGATATACCTTTCTCCATTATCTTTGTGGTAGCAGCTGGTCTCGAACTTATAACAACCATTGGAATTATGGCCTCAGTCACATGGCAAGTTCTCTTTGTAGCCATTTTTGCTATGGTTACTGCAAACTATGTTCAG GGGTATTATTTAGCCTCTGCAAGAGAGCTAATAAGGATCAATGGAACGACAAAAGCTCCTGTTATGAATTATGCAGCTGAGACATCACTTGGAGTGGTCACTATAAGGGCCTTTAAAATGGTGGACAGGTTCTTCCAAAACTACCTAGAGCTCATAGACACGGATGCAAAGCTGTTCTTCTATTCTAATGCAGCCATTGAATGGCTagttttaagaatagaaatgCTCCAGAATCTGACTTTAGTCACTGCTGCTCTTCTCCTTGTTCTACTTCCCAAGGGTGTTGTAGTTCCAG GGCTTGTGGGGCTCTCTCTTTCTTATGCTCTGGCACTGACCGGCTCACAAGTGTTCCTGTCTCGATGGTATTGTAACTTATCAAATTATATTGTTTCGGTTGAAAGGATCAAACAGTTCATGCGCATACCACCTGAGCCCCCTGCGATTGTGGAGGGAAAAAGGCCACCATCTTCATGGCCTTCCAAGGGTAGGATAGAGTTGCAAAATCTGAAG ATAAAATACCGCCCCAATGCTCCTCTAGTTCTCAAGGGAATCACTTGCACATTCAAGGAGGGGACTAGAGTAGGAGTTGTTGGAAGGACTGGAAGTGGAAAAACTACATTGATAAGCGCTTTGTTCCGACTAGTGGAGCCTGAAAGTGGGAAAATCCTCATAGATGGACTTGACATTTGTTCTATAGGTCTGAAGGATTTGAGGATGAAGCTTAGCATCATCCCTCAAGAGGCCACTCTTTTCAAGGGTAGCATCCGAACTAACTTGGACCCTCTAGGCCTTTACTCTGACAATGAAATATGGGAG GCTCTAGAAAAGTGTCAGCTCAAGGCAACAATCAGCAGTCTTCCAAACTTGCTAGACTCATCTG TAAGTGATGAAGGCGAGAATTGGAGCGCCGGGCAACGCCAGCTCTTCTGTCTTGGAAGAGTCCTACTTAAGAGAAACAGAATCCTTGTTCTAGATGAAGCCACTGCATCCATAGACGCTGCCACAGATGCAATTCTACAGAGAATTATCAGGCAGGAATTCTTGAACTGTACGGTGATAACAGTAGCTCACAGAGTTCCCACAGTTATAGATAGTGACATGGTCATGGTCCTCTCTTATG GGAAGCTTGTGGAGTATGATGAGCCCTCAAATCTGATGGAAACCAACtcctttttttcaaaacttgtaGCTGAATACTGGTCCAGCCGCAGGAGGAACTCCTCCCAGAATTTCAACTACTACAAATAG